A single region of the Micropterus dolomieu isolate WLL.071019.BEF.003 ecotype Adirondacks linkage group LG02, ASM2129224v1, whole genome shotgun sequence genome encodes:
- the prr15la gene encoding proline-rich protein 15-like protein A, protein MAEPSSGWWKLTFLRRKKSQPKVLYEIPAEVVSNAPTGAATHPEDMVHGSQLDARLERIVDKTTASKGRHVKVSHSGRFKEKKKVRATLAENPEMFPGGDPARDENQRAGK, encoded by the coding sequence ATGGCAGAGCCATCTTCAGGCTGGTGGAAGCTGACTTTCCTGAGGAGAAAAAAGTCCCAGCCCAAGGTTCTGTATGAAATCCCTGCAGAGGTTGTTTCCAATGCCCCCACCGGAGCCGCCACCCACCCTGAGGACATGGTGCATGGTTCTCAGCTGGACGCCCGACTGGAGAGGATCGTGGATAAGACAACAGCCAGCAAGGGGCGGCATGTTAAGGTGTCTCACTCTGGGAGGtttaaagagaagaaaaaagtgcGTGCCACTCTGGCGGAGAACCCAGAGATGTTTCCAGGAGGTGACCCCGCGAGGGATGAGAATCAGAGGGCAGGGAAGTGA